One window of Gemmatimonas sp. UBA7669 genomic DNA carries:
- a CDS encoding ABC transporter permease subunit has product MSRDAGTPAAASKGVTSGASSGAGDTSVIHDLGYRRYDGARDGARGAFHALTWQGIRTLLGIGRPLKAKAVPVFVAVVTMLPGLASLAAAGASAGQIPLRYGALVAPQLIMFVLMAAAQAPELFSRDVQHKVLPLLFTRDLTRDRYVAARWLALFTVMFAIALAPLLLLYLGEIGIAKDPATTFASMRGKIGPVLLLATCTGWVLASVSALLASLTARRAYATASILALFLVSAAVVSGLEKVAGLPEGLAAVLQPIEGYRTLALQLFGETSRAMELTPPPAVWVYLVSYGAIGALAIIGLVWRMRRMSV; this is encoded by the coding sequence ATGAGTCGTGACGCTGGGACGCCTGCCGCCGCGAGCAAAGGCGTGACCAGTGGCGCGAGCAGTGGCGCTGGCGACACATCGGTTATTCACGACCTGGGTTATCGGCGCTATGACGGGGCGCGCGATGGCGCGCGCGGCGCGTTTCACGCGCTCACCTGGCAGGGCATTCGCACCCTGCTGGGTATCGGGCGTCCGCTCAAGGCCAAGGCGGTGCCGGTGTTTGTGGCGGTGGTGACCATGTTGCCGGGACTCGCGTCGCTGGCCGCGGCCGGCGCGTCAGCCGGACAGATCCCACTGCGCTACGGCGCCCTGGTCGCGCCGCAGCTCATCATGTTCGTGCTCATGGCAGCGGCGCAGGCGCCAGAGCTGTTCAGTCGCGATGTCCAGCACAAGGTGCTGCCGCTGCTCTTCACGCGGGACCTGACACGCGATCGCTATGTGGCGGCGCGGTGGCTGGCGCTGTTTACCGTGATGTTCGCGATTGCTCTTGCCCCGCTGCTGCTGCTCTATCTCGGCGAGATCGGCATTGCCAAGGATCCGGCCACCACCTTTGCCAGCATGCGCGGCAAGATCGGCCCGGTGCTGTTGCTTGCCACCTGCACCGGCTGGGTGCTGGCCAGCGTGAGTGCGCTGTTGGCCAGTCTCACGGCGCGACGCGCGTATGCCACGGCATCCATTCTGGCGCTCTTTCTGGTGAGCGCAGCGGTGGTGAGTGGCCTCGAGAAGGTTGCAGGCCTGCCCGAAGGACTGGCGGCGGTGCTGCAGCCCATTGAAGGCTATCGCACGCTGGCGCTGCAACTGTTTGGCGAAACCTCGCGCGCCATGGAGCTCACGCCGCCGCCTGCGGTGTGGGTTTATCTCGTGAGCTACGGGGCCATCGGTGCCCTGGCCATCATCGGCCTGGTGTGGCGCATGCGCCGGATGAGTGTATGA
- a CDS encoding ABC transporter ATP-binding protein produces the protein MSAPALVFDHVSHWYGDVVAVNDITATVDAGITGLLGPNGAGKSTLLQMAAGLLAPSSGTVRVYGEVPHERPQIFHRVALVPEREALPGMLTARAFVEARATLLGLPDVRQAAARALDHVEMASAADRPVQEFSKGMRQRTKLAAALVHEPSLVLLDEPFNGLDPRQRLHMMQLLEQRADAGVAVLLSSHILEEIEGVAARILVMLSGRLAASGDYRALRRMMTDRPHTVRVRASDARALAARLVADPIVIGVEVDADALLVRTTDYAAFSRHVLQAALGVPPVSQPITLLGIEPTDESLEHVFAYLVEQR, from the coding sequence ATGAGCGCGCCCGCGTTGGTGTTCGATCATGTGTCGCACTGGTACGGCGACGTGGTGGCCGTGAATGACATCACGGCCACGGTAGACGCGGGCATCACCGGCCTGCTGGGTCCCAATGGCGCCGGCAAGAGCACGCTGCTGCAGATGGCCGCTGGTCTGTTGGCGCCGTCGAGCGGTACGGTGCGCGTGTATGGGGAGGTGCCGCACGAGCGTCCGCAGATCTTTCATCGTGTGGCACTGGTGCCCGAACGCGAAGCGTTGCCCGGCATGCTGACGGCCCGCGCCTTTGTGGAGGCACGCGCTACCCTGCTTGGTCTGCCCGATGTGCGGCAGGCCGCCGCGCGCGCGCTCGATCACGTGGAGATGGCGTCGGCCGCTGATCGGCCCGTGCAGGAGTTCTCCAAGGGCATGCGTCAGCGCACCAAGCTGGCGGCCGCGCTGGTCCACGAGCCGTCGCTGGTGCTGCTTGACGAGCCGTTCAATGGTCTCGATCCAAGACAGCGCCTGCACATGATGCAGTTGCTCGAGCAGCGCGCCGATGCGGGCGTGGCTGTGCTGCTGTCGAGTCACATTCTCGAGGAAATCGAGGGTGTGGCCGCGCGCATTCTGGTGATGTTGTCGGGACGCCTGGCGGCCAGCGGCGACTATCGCGCGCTGCGTCGCATGATGACCGATCGACCGCACACGGTGCGGGTGCGAGCCAGTGACGCGCGTGCACTCGCGGCCCGTCTGGTGGCAGACCCCATCGTGATTGGCGTGGAAGTGGACGCCGACGCGCTGCTCGTGCGCACGACGGACTACGCCGCGTTTTCGCGGCACGTGCTGCAGGCGGCCCTGGGTGTGCCGCCCGTGTCTCAACCCATCACGTTGCTCGGCATCGAACCCACGGACGAGTCCCTCGAACACGTGTTTGCGTATCTGGTGGAGCAGCGATGA